A single genomic interval of Bradyrhizobium sp. CCBAU 53338 harbors:
- a CDS encoding phosphosulfolactate synthase has protein sequence MSEMQSHDDGFVPPARQGKPRKRGMTAVIDYGPDGFGWTGERGVADLLDCAAEYIDFAKIYAMNALLLPKPVVQRIVKLYRDSGVNCYSGGILFEYAYQRNEIDRFSSHLCSIGFTSLEISENYITLNDNERLSFIERFQRLGLSVIYEFGRKNPEQPMRMEELEGLVTSLTNRGVDHIIVEQSEIDMAAKSAPDLLKALAAAPWFERILIEADPYRYPKQHVGLLQDFGPDVNLANIAPGQALRLEGLRRGIGRAVNYSILAE, from the coding sequence ATGAGTGAGATGCAATCGCACGACGATGGCTTTGTTCCCCCCGCGCGCCAGGGGAAACCCCGCAAGCGAGGGATGACAGCGGTTATCGACTACGGTCCGGACGGCTTCGGTTGGACGGGAGAGCGAGGCGTGGCCGATCTGCTTGATTGCGCGGCCGAGTATATCGACTTCGCCAAGATCTATGCGATGAACGCACTGCTTTTGCCAAAACCGGTCGTGCAGCGGATCGTCAAACTGTACCGCGACTCGGGAGTGAACTGCTATTCAGGCGGCATTCTGTTCGAATATGCTTATCAGCGCAACGAAATCGATCGCTTCAGTAGTCATCTGTGTTCGATCGGCTTCACTTCTCTGGAGATTTCGGAAAATTACATCACGCTGAACGACAACGAGCGTCTTTCGTTCATCGAGCGCTTTCAGCGCCTTGGGCTTTCGGTTATCTACGAATTTGGGCGTAAGAACCCCGAGCAGCCGATGCGGATGGAAGAACTTGAAGGTCTCGTCACTTCGTTAACCAATCGAGGCGTCGACCATATTATCGTGGAGCAGTCCGAGATAGACATGGCTGCAAAAAGCGCGCCCGATCTGCTCAAGGCGCTGGCGGCCGCGCCTTGGTTCGAACGAATTTTGATTGAGGCTGATCCGTACCGCTACCCAAAACAACATGTCGGCCTGCTGCAGGATTTCGGCCCGGATGTCAATCTTGCCAATATCGCGCCCGGGCAGGCCCTGAGACTGGAGGGTTTGCGTCGCGGGATAGGTCGCGCTGTCAATTATTCCATTCTCGCCGAGTGA